The genome window gagagagagaaggatggtgcCTTCCTGTTAAATCTGTTTACACAGAAATTGTGGGGCACCACAAACATTTCAACAAGCtctaaaggggttagtatggaaTTTAAATCAAAATACTTTCATTATTCATTTTAATTTCAAAGGCAAAGTGGAGAGCTTAGAGACGTTTAAGTGACTTCGACTTTGCTATCGTGTCATACCAGTGAGTACCTTAACATGGGAAGAAAATACCATAGACAGGCTTTTTGCAGTAAAATTAATATTCAaatcattatacacacacacttttgactTAAAGACAAACAACCTTTAACTAATCAGACAGGCCATGCTGTGAAGGATCACCCACTACTGTCTCCCTGTGGAACTccctgcagtctgtctgtctgtggagaaAACAACAGATGAAGGACTGAGCGAGACCACATTCAGTTCACCTCTCTAACGTCACCCGTCACTCAAATCACATATGCTCCCAACAAGGAAACTGATACACATCACACCAAAGCCCATCTGAGGCGCACTCACTGATCCAACACAGGGGTTTTATACAAGACAGGAGTTACTACCTAGCAAACAGATAAGGCAAGTCGAAAAGGACAAAGCATCATGGCTGCCTATCGCTAGTTGTTGTTTATTCTGGAGATAAAAGTTAATCAAAGCAATAACTTCTATTATCAATCACACATTTCTCACGATTCACAAATCAAAATGGCTCCTAGATGACTCCATTCAATTCTATAGATTGACTATCTGAAGAGGCATACGCGAGAGGGAAGGTTTGAGAAAAGCAATTATTTTTGCCCCACAAATGACTAGTAATTTAAGGCAGGATTTGGTTTGTGCATTACAATCTGTGAGGGTGAATTGTGACATTCCTTCCGGGACTCCAGGATGACAGGTGGAGAGACCAGTCTGGACCCTGATTCCTGAGCCTCATCTCAAAACACAGTGAGGACCGATGCATACCTGCTTAACACCTGGCTTCAttcaaaacaagctaaacactGGAACGCTACCACGGGGTAAGTAAATGTTAGAAAGATAATCAATGCCACTCACGTCTTGTTGAATACCACTAAATCAATCTGTACAATATAGTGTTTCAAGTTCCTGAAGAACCGTGCTCTACAGGTTTATCAAGATGTCGGCATGCCTGTCCTGATATCAGAGTAAAGACAAgcactacacacacccacatgggtGGCACTAGTCTCCCTGGAGCCGTGACAGACTGCAAGTCCATACACCTCATGCCCCCCTATGTTCTCCAACCAAGAAATACAAGCAAATAAATAGCCATGAGAGATAGTTTATTCCCAATCCTTAACTAGTCAAACAGTAACAATCCTATTGCACCAGAACCTACACTCGTCATTACTATCATTACTTCACAAAGAAGATCcttaacacacacgtgcaggtcTGTGAAGAAGAAGGTAGGGCATTCTAGGACTATGAGTCCGTCCATCGGTTTGAACCATAACTTTGTCCACAACCAAATAAGGACTTCCTAACAGCAACGGGGCCTTGAAAAAACATGGCAACCACCCGTTCCTCTAAATACACATCCTTTCTCTCTTACAGCATAGAGTATGACCACCCTCAAAAACCTTCAAATCAAAAAGTGTCATTTCGACACAATTTcattattgtaaaaaaaatttaaaaaaaaatcgggGTTTTGCAGCTAGGCTAAATCGTGAAAACAATACAATCTTATGAGGCTTTCTGTCCCTTTCCCCGTAGTCTACCCAGAACAATGAGGTTACGGTGGCTTCCCCTTGGAGACGGGAGGGGCAGTTGATTCGGGGTTGGTGGGGGTAACTATTGTCCGGTCCATCCAGGGGGTACGGCGGGGTAAGGGATAGAAGCAGACTTTCatattgggagggggggggggggggctggtgaccGCCCACACCCCCAAGTTAAGACCAGTGTTGAGACTGTTAAACAATAAGTTAGCAAGACCTCATGGAGCTTCCCAGCACGATCACACTGGATTATACAGAGTCAGTAGTGGTGTTGGTCTGGCAGACATGGAATCAAAGAGGGGGGCCGTTTAGCCTATCCCACCCCAGAGTTGCACAGCCCAGGCTGGGCAGGCAGGGAGCAtggctcccctctccccagtaTCCATGGGTAAAAGTCAGCCAGGTGGTTGCTTCTCTTTGACCGTCCTCTTAAAAAGTTCTTATGTTTATGTTGGTTCCTCTTTCCCTGTCAATCTTCAGTCCATGCTGCCACTGCGCGCCATAGGTCCACTCCTCAATCACAGCAGCCGAgctgggaaggagggaaggggagagggaaacaAGTTGATTCTCAAAGTCCAGATTTGAggtggagtgtgcgtgtgtaatggcgtgtgtgtgggaccaAGATACCTCCATCACGACACCACACAGCGACAGCTCAGACAGTCCTGGCCGCTCTCGTCAGGGGGGTTGAGCTTCCTCAGCTTGTGCTGTCTGATCTCCCTGACCAGCGTGTAGAAGGCATCCTCCACTCCCTGGACAGACACCGAGAGAGGCAGAGCGCGAGagacgagagagcgagagacagttgGAGAAGCGAGGgaaagatacagacagagagagagagagagagagcgcgcaacagggacagagagacagggaggagggggtggaagggagaGTCAGCAACAACGTAGAACATCTGAAATGTTATGGATTGACAATAGCGGTCAGTGTTTTATGGATACCACAGAGTTCAGTGACACATGATATGACAGCGTTCCAACAAATGACAGCTGTGTGCACATTTCACAGGCGCCCTGGCATCTCCATGGAAACAACTTGCATCGGGGTAGATAATCACAAAGCGGAGCAAAAAGACTGAAACAGGTCTGAGAGAAACCCAAGGCCTagatgtgagagtgagtgagtgggagagaaaaagagagagagaaagatgttttTCAGACTGGgcctggtactgtgtgtgtgagagagagagtctgggctgggcctggtactgtgtgtgtgtatgtgtgagagagagagtctgggctgggcctggtactgtgtgtgtgtatgtgtgagagagagagtctgggctgggcctggtactgtgtgtgtgtatgtgtgagagagagagtctgggctgggcctggtactgtgtgtgtgtatgtgtgagagagagtctgggctgggcctggtactgtgtgtgtgtatgtgtgagagagagagtctgggctgggcctggtactgtgtgtgtgtatgtgtgagagagagagtctgggctgggcctggtactgtgtgtgtgtatgtgtgagagagagagtctgggctgGGCCTGGTACTGGAGTCACAGCAGGAGATAAGGGGCTGCTGTGACTCACCACTGGGAACCCTTTCACGCTGCAAGCTGCCTCTCAAAGCGACCTGAACATGACTCATCACAGGCAGTGTGCTTATGACACCACCCCGGCCACGCAGCACAGTACTTTGAGTCGCATTCGCTGCTTTGtcgcgtgtgcgcgcgcgtcaGACATAAAAGTATATcagaaataaaatgtcaaaGAAAGGAGAAACCGAGGACGAGGTCGGGAAGGGGCGAACACTCAATTCCTCGTGAATGTGTGGGAGGTCAGATGGAACATTGCGCGCGCGCATGCGTACGCCGGCGTACCTGTCGTGTCTTGGCAGAGGTCTCGATGTACGGAATGCCGTAGGAGCGGGCCAGCTCCTGGGCCTGCCTTGTGTCCACCGTGCGCGCGGGCAGGTCACACTTGTTCCCCACAAGCACCATGGGCACGTCATCCGAGTCCTTCACACGCTTGATCTGTTCCCTGTacgagagaaacacacacacacattagctcaGACTTCATAAGTGATTATCGGTGGGCCTGTTAATCAGTGTTGGACATTATACACTTTACGGAGAATCTTCTCTCTTTAAAAAGAACTCCCATCATACGATCAGAGACAGATACGTGGGTCTCTCTAGGACCCTGAAGAGCAACCTGGCACTGCTGTGCTGCACTgctggagatgagagggggggggggggaaggggaggtggaCAGCAGGCTAGGCAGAAAACAGCATTACCTCATCACCACAGCAGCCAGCCTGAGCCAGGACGGAGGGGAGTGGGTCAGATCAATCTATCACTTCTGGCTCGCGGCTCATGCCTCGCCgcctcgcctcctctcccctcctcctcctccccccccgtcccctccacctccccctgtccctctcctcgcCGGAGTGCAGCAGCCGACATCTTCTCCTCGCCTCGATCGGCATCGCAGCGTGACCGCCAGGGGTGACACTGGAGATCACAGCCACGTAACACAAACTGTATTACAGAGACCCTGCCTCTTCTTCTCACGAGAGGGGGAGATGTTACCGGGAATCTGCCCATCCCAGCACAACGGGGACAGCTTGGGATAAGCATGTGTATAGCAATGAATGGTTTGGACAACAGGGATTCGTGTGAGAACCAGATAAGCCAGCTCCTGTCAAATCTGACCAAGTGGACAGATGACCACGAAGCCATGAGAAGAAGCCGTGAGAAGAAGCAGGAAGAGACCATCGTCGTGTGGACTCGGCTCCAGGGTCAAGAGTTAGGTGCTACTGCGTCGAGGATCTGCGGGTGAGCTGCAACCTCAGCCTCTGTCGCATGAGCAACCAAATCTCTACATACGGTAACCCGAGCGCTCTGATTCGATAGCCTGCTATTCTTGACCGGTGCGGACCTTTCTGTGTGTTTCGAGCAGGTTTCTAATCCTATATTCGATGTAACGAGAGCAAGAGGGGGCAAGAGAGAAAGATCATCATTCCCATCATCTCCATCTggatgtcctccctctctccctccgtgtccTTGGgagagctccctctctcttctcctctaatCGAGTCAGGATCGATTTCATTGGCAGCCTGCTAGAACCCACCAGTGGAAGGCTAAGCTTTCTTTAGCCGTGTTAAATGCTACGACATGACATCACCCGGGTGCTGCAGAGGGCtggcgcaaacacacacacacactcccagtccCCTGTCCGGACTCTCAAAacaaactcagacacacacacacacagtctccatccAGAATccccagaagcacacacacacacacacacctaccacagAACAGTACCACAGGCCTCCACCCTGACCAACACACATACCTGTACTGGTGGATGTCCTCGAAGGACTTGGTGTTGTTGATGGCGAAGACACAGAGgaagccctctcctgtcctcatgTACTGGTCCCTCATGGCGCTGTACTCCTCCTGACCCGCTGTGTCCAGGATGTCCAGCAGGCACGTCTCCCCGTCAATCACCACCTGCTTCCTGTACGAGtcctggatggggggggggggggggggggggagggaggagagggacttCCTGTGGTTAGAACACCAGTGCACAGACATGACGAGCACCACCTAGACTAGAGCCCAGTCAGCTACCCGGACCTCAGCTGGGATCCTGTGGAGTTTCTTTCAGAAAGCTTAGGATAACCCATGTCTCTGGAATGTTCTCCTGCCATGTGGTGATAGCATCTTGGGATGAGCATTTGAACATTTGTGTTGGTATGAGGCTGATGAACAGCGGTGGTTCTGATCAGAAGACACACAACGTCGTGTGAGCAGGGCGCTGGTCAACGCTAGCATTAAACTCAACGGCCAGCGCAGGACTGATACAGTCTCAATCCACAGCCAGAAGAGCAGCTAAACGGTTAGGAGCTAGCAGGGCTAATGTTTAGCCTCCCGaccacagtcacacaaacacagaggccTGCTGGCCCTTTGTGTGGTAGAGCACAGGGGCCAGGAATGCGCACGCACAAAAAGGACATTGTCTGTCCACAAGCAGGCGTGGtgaacgagagggagagaaagagagagggaaagagagagaatatgctCTCTTAAACTTGCTCACTTGTTCAATTTCGCCAAAcatcccctgttctctctccctctccctctcccactgatAGCAAACTGATAGGAAGGGAGCACAAGCattgagatgggggggggggaaacattgTTCCTCAATCTGACCTTCACACATTCTGCGGAGAAACTTCCACATTGCATCATACAACTAAATGATTAGGTGCAGATGTGGACAGGAGCTGTAGACACATGCAACAAAaataccacaccacacacacacacacacacacacacagctatgcaGGACTGTACCTCTATGGTAGGGTCGTATTCGTCCACAAAGTGGTTCTGGATGAGCTGAATGGTGAGGGCACTCTTGCCCACACCAccagctcccacgaccaccagtTTATACTCCGTCATCCTCACTGCTgttgagagacaaagaaagtggagaatgagggagaaaaggagcaagagagagagagagagagaatgagagacagggatagagagggaaagaggggttaATAACATCGGTAAAACATTAGGGCATTTCATTTTTTCCATGGAATCGATCTTGGGAAGGAAGGGTCTAAAATGacaactgtgtgtgcatgcactgtGGTGTATGCACATGTTGAGCATGTGCAGAGTATTAACAAAGATGTGAAATATATGCATGGTAATGGCCGggtgtgattgtgtgcgtgtgtgtgtgtgtgtgtgtgtgtagagggggctGAAGCCGAGACCCCTCATAGtggaatgtaaaaaatgtgcTGAAGGTACTCGATGTTCCAATCCTCAACCGCTCAACACCAGTGAGAggtagcgagagagagcgagcgagcgagggagagagtgagagatggtgaTGAGAGgtgacgtgggggggggggcgactggGGAGGCCTGACAGTGCCTAGCAGAGTGCTCGCTTCTCATCTGAGAAGAGCTCGCATGGCTAAAGCTTCTTCGACATCTCCCGGGCTGGACAGAACGAGCGGACCCGACGAGCTgcagccctgctctgctccacaTGCAGGCTGCTGATCGCAACTGAAGACAGAACAGGAGCACACGCCAGCACGCTGGAGGGATTTCTGCAGTGGCTTTCACTGGTCTCTGaccatggggggtggggggggggggggggggggggtgcttgagCGAGAAAGAAGGAGATATGTTTTATTACAACCAGGTGTGAGTAGCCATATAGCAGTCCCCCTCTGAGTCGTTAGGCCCGGTTAACAGGCCCGGGCTATTATACGGGGCTGCCCAGCCTATAAATCAGGGGTCTTATTAAACAAAGTTGCTGGGCATGGGGAGAGAGCAGGCCTGACATCCATACCATAATAGAAGCATATGTGCCGTCGCAGTCACTGCTCCTTGAAAAACAACCTCATCCTCACGAAACCAGTCCCCTTTAAGGCTGATTTCAGCATGATGGAGTGCGATGGCTGCTGAAGCCCCAGGGGCCAGCCGGCCGGCCggacagatcccccccccccccctcgcctgccTCGGCCCGCACCCATCCCTCAAAGCAGCCGACGGCGGAACGGAGGAAGGtgaaagggagcgagagaagggggggagagagagagcggtgaagGCGGCTGTGCCTGGCTACAGGCTGCACTCGCATCACTGTGTGGCTACCTTGAGGACAGCTATCTGGTCATGCAGGGGTGTCGACAGTCCACTCAGCTAGTCATTGggaaagtgacacacacacacacacacacacacacacactccaccagaaCTCAACCATGATACATGACATCACTCACTCATATTTCTGGTCATTTATGACTGTGCCTGAACACTTGGCAAACGGTTTTCTGTGTAAAGTGACTCAGGACTAGACGTTGGGCAACATCCTGTGCccgcagcctgacagcctgtttgGCATGACGGCAATTTGCTGATGCTCCTTGGCAACAGCATGACACTTTATGGTTAAGGGTGACGCAATACAGCAGAAAATGACCTGCGACGTCAACGGTTCGGtgggaaaagaagaagaacagtCCAGGAGATTTTCCACAACAGAGAAATCTGGGGGTTTCCAAACCCCTCATGTTATCACTTTACTCACTATAACCTGTGGTCCCACATCACTTAGATCTAGCACTGCCAATGGACCGATGATATTGGGGCTGGACCACATACGTAAACAGATGAGAATCAGTTCAGTTCCAGTAGGATGTGAACAAGTCTGGTCCTTGCAGCCAAGCACCTAACCCCATCTGCCTCAAcctggaccccccccctcctcctcctgaataACTGACCACAAGCTGCTCCACacaatgtacatacacacactgtacacacacacatcactgtccgcacacacacagctccagtgTTACTGGAAGAGAGCAGTGAGGGGTGACATCAACATGGAGTCTGGGCAGCTTGATGAGAGGCAACACAGAGAACAACGTCCAAGGATAATGTCTGGGAGTCAAAGCAACAGAAACACTCAAGAGTCGCTCCTATATCCGTCTCTGGGTGTGGTGTTGTATTAATagaacccagtgtgtgtgtgcgtctgtgtgtgtgatgtcgtgTAGACTTGATGAGGGTACTGCCACTGTGGCTTCACTGATGTTAATGATTGATGCAAGAAGCCTACTTTCCAACCTTGCTGATGAAGCAGTACGCCCTGATAAAAACACCGTCCACACACCAGAACCATATGACATCCAACACCAGTCCAGCACCAGCCCAGTACCATGTCCAGTCCAGCACCAGCCCAGTCCAGCACCAGCCCAGTCCAGAACCATGTCCAGTCCAGCACCAGCCCAGCCGGTTACTTCCTTGGGAGGTTCTAACAGGAAAGGTAACTAAAGATGGGCCAGAGCATCTGCAGAGCCAACAGTCTCGGAGGGCTTGTGAAAACAGCCAGGTGGCTACGAGAACCTGGCCCAACAGGAAGGGAATTCCCATCACCCGTCAATCGCCTTAGCAAACACTcgtcccttcttcctcctcactgTAAATCAATGAGTTGCCTGCAGGCCGCGCATAACCCCGTCCACAAATACAACCCGCACAAGTACGCACGTAAGTAGCAGTAGTAATCTATGCGGCTCTGGGACAAGGATGGGATGACACCGCCGCCAGGGGGGCGACCAATCCGCAAAGGGAGGGCGGGatgagccagccaatcagagaggaaAAGTGTGAAGGGCTTTTTatgcatccccccctcctcagcttTCCCTCCCTTGTGATGCTGTAAgatgccccccccctttccctctcccacccccctgatAAACCCCACAGTCTGGCTGGCCCTGATGCGTGTACTCCTTGGTCCGCCCTCTCCAACTCaacactccacacacctcccatTTCACTGATGCCATCTTTCCCAGCCCCTACCCACTACACACCTCCGTCTCACTGACCCCCATCAgtcagaggagggaaggggggggggggggaatgggaggCCGGGAGGGTAGAGACGGGACAGGGAAGTCTTTCATATGAGGCTGGCAGGACGACCATGCTCCGTCTGCAGCTGAGAGTGGCTGGTGACTCAGTAGAGAGAGTAACTCATAGTGACGACTCAGACGCAGTCTCATAGCAGTACAGAGAGAGGTATGGATTGGGCCCACCTCATGACACACGCGGACACATGAAGCATCCTGACACCGTGTCCTAACTGGATGCGATGGATACTATGTGTTCTCCGCAGCCTGGTGGCAGAGGCACAGTCATGCTCCTCGCTGCCTGACTGGGCCATGTCAGAGGCTGGTGAGTAATCCGAGCCTGCATATGGAGATGTTTGACTGGGCCCTGCTGGCTGTACTTGTTGTCAGGGGGGATCAGTCCTGGTGTTTGTCTACAGTTCTGGGAAGGCCAAGGCCTCCTGGGGACTAGACTCTGGTGACTAACCTGTCGCCTTACAcccttacactctctctctctctctctgcttacacttctctctgtctccttacacccctccctctccctgtgtgccgctctctctctcgccatgcaactcacacacaaacacatcaggtCTCTCTCTATGGCTGTGCCTGTGCCACACACCTGccttaccctctcctctctgtctgactctgaATGGTACAGTCATTAGTGCCAGGCCACGTTGGAACTCCACTAGAGTCTTAATTAGCCCCTAAAgtagccccacacacacgccttaCAGCACtgttctgcagacacacacacacacagacagtaaacacacacacacacacattaccactAATGTACACACGCACGTCTACCAGCCCCTCTGCTTGATAGCTCCCTCTGTACTCACAGAGACCCAGTGGGTTTGCGCAGGCCTAGTACTGGCTGGGTTAAACCAGAATGCACTTCTAAAGCCTCCACCACACTGAAGTTCTGTCCACAGACAGTGGAGTCAGGGCACTGACTCCCAACCAGTCAGGAGCCTCGACTGGTTTCCCATATGTGGACTCGACCAGGCCACCATCCCACCCCCCATGTGCGATGGCTTCCTGGAGTCTTGTGGTTCAGTCTCCACGAAATCTCTCCATGGCTGCACCCTTTTGCTTAAGGATCTGTGCATGTCTATGCATGGAGTTATATATAGCCCAGCCCGCCACCTCCAGCCTGGGAAATTAACAGTTCGTTTTGAAACCCTAGAGGCCTGCCTGGACCGGGAGGATAATCTTACATGACAGCTTACTGAGGGACCGGGCAGGGGAGCTAGCGcatgagcgagggagagggaaggagggaggagccaaAGAGGACGCCTCTTTCTTTCCGTACGCCAAGGgcatgccggggggggggggttggattgAAACAAGTCCAAAGACAAGACAAAAACTCACTGGGTTTAAATCCCCCCAAATGTTTTGCTTGCTTGAAAATGACAAGCCACTGTGTAGCTGTTCAACCACAGGATTCCTAAGATGGTCTGGGGAGGTGAGTGTGATGGGGTAGTCGACAGATTCCAACCCGTCAGAAGATCACAGCTCAGTATATAGCCCAGGTAACTGACAGCAGGGAGGACAAAGAAACAACCCATAAATGCTAAATGTCAGGGACGGTAAACACAAGATGGGGGACTCCTTCTTCATACAGCTACATCCACCTCTCCATTAGAGTGCCTGATTGGTTAAAGGATCCATATTGGCAGAGCCACAAGCCCACTGCAGGGATAATAGATTTTTAATGGGGGCAATGATGGTAAGGGGAGACTCTCTGGGGAGGTATCACAATCGAACACAGAgactcagacccccccccccacacacacacacacacacacacacacatgcacacacgcacgcacgcacacacgcctaTGACTTCATCCCCTATAAAGGACATCTTAACTGTTGACACAAACCCCAAATCTGAATCCTACTGACTGAAGCTCAGTTTGGCACCGCATCAACACAGTTCAGAGTTAGAAAAATCATCCATTTTTCAAGATGACAGGTAAATACCCCCAAGAGACCAGATTCCTTCGGCCTCACAGCAAATCTACTCCTGCACAGACTCGGCTTCAGTGTACACCCTGTTTTGatgtacatacaaacacagtggCTTGGGTAAACCTAGGGTTTACTAATCTCTGCAATAGCAAGCTGGTGGCTAAATTGATTTGTCAAGCCTCTACCAAGAAAAGAGGCTATAAGGCAGGACTAGGAGCCCAAAAAGCCACCACAGAACTGAGAGAGTCCTGAACAAGCATCTAGAGTGGCTAGCAGTATTCATCAGAATGTAAACCATATCATACAATCGGTTGGTAAACCAGGAAGAACAACAGTGTTATGGTGAGTTTCAAAATAGGACTTTTTTCTGTTTAGAGGTAAAGGGGGATTTAAACTGAGCTTCAACAGACACTGGCTTTGTAGATTGAAGGGTCTCAAAGTAGCTGCTGACCTTTGTCACACTGGGTCAGCCTTTTAGGTTGGTGTACAAATACAGGCTCAGGTGATGGGGCGGGCAGAGAGATGAAAAGGAGAGTTGACCTGTCAGTTGGAGATATACTCCGGCCACCTGGCCAGCAAAACTACGACCGATGCCAGATGCAAAGATCCGACTGGTGACAAACTACGTCCGCTGATCTTAAGAAAAGTCGGCGGTGTTCATCATTTCTTGAATTATCATGGCTGACCTGACAGTTGCCCATGCACTGACAAATATCGAGTCATTTGACTCGAATTGGGAAGATGGTCTCAAAAGCAAACTCCATAGAGTGCGTCGGCGTTAAATCGTGCTTTAAATCAAACGCCTAGTAATGGAATGCAACTTCCGCAGTGCTACGGGGCGTCACCCTTGTCTGTATGGTCTCCCTTCAGCCACTACACCGCTGGAACTGATGAACTGACACAGTGCTTCTAGCCCTTTACAAACTCGTTTCAATATCATACCCTG of Osmerus mordax isolate fOsmMor3 chromosome 4, fOsmMor3.pri, whole genome shotgun sequence contains these proteins:
- the LOC136942604 gene encoding GTPase HRas, producing MTEYKLVVVGAGGVGKSALTIQLIQNHFVDEYDPTIEDSYRKQVVIDGETCLLDILDTAGQEEYSAMRDQYMRTGEGFLCVFAINNTKSFEDIHQYREQIKRVKDSDDVPMVLVGNKCDLPARTVDTRQAQELARSYGIPYIETSAKTRQGVEDAFYTLVREIRQHKLRKLNPPDESGQDCLSCRCVVS